In Sphingobium sp. Cam5-1, the following proteins share a genomic window:
- a CDS encoding helix-turn-helix domain-containing protein — MDVTHRLGSLHVPQPSTYRYRLPRGYSHLKPDIGGIIKKLRQDSAMKQESLAHDVGISRGALSRIENGAALPSPETLDRLIEVDL, encoded by the coding sequence ATGGACGTTACACATCGGCTTGGAAGCCTCCATGTCCCGCAACCTTCGACCTACCGTTACCGCCTGCCGCGCGGTTACAGTCACCTCAAGCCCGACATCGGAGGGATCATCAAGAAGCTGCGCCAAGACAGCGCGATGAAGCAGGAGTCGCTGGCCCATGATGTCGGCATCAGCAGAGGCGCCTTGTCGCGGATCGAGAACGGGGCCGCACTGCCGAGCCCCGAGACGCTCGACCGCCTTATCGAAGTGGACTTGTAA
- a CDS encoding recombinase family protein yields MLTKSAPRIILYGRHSTSLQTVTSSEHQTASCMKLVDYLNGTVVATFHDPAESGYKRNRPGLKQLLRMIEDGSADMIVCEALDRIARDGEDIAWLGKKLSYHGIGLHTVTEGHVDQIKFGVAALLGAIFLKNLVDKTLHGMAAAVAAGPIAGGRSYGYASQKLYDQDGERIRGYLEIAPEKAEVVRRIYRDFANGLSSIQIAKALNEEGIAGPRGGAWNASTIRGDPKRHADILNNPLYVGRVVWGRRQWRQSGQREPRTALQDARPVGMAGDRSA; encoded by the coding sequence GTGCTGACGAAATCCGCACCACGGATCATACTTTATGGTCGCCACTCCACCAGCCTACAAACGGTCACCTCGAGCGAGCATCAGACCGCTTCGTGCATGAAGCTGGTGGATTATCTGAACGGGACGGTCGTCGCGACCTTCCACGATCCGGCGGAATCAGGCTACAAGCGGAACAGGCCGGGATTGAAGCAGTTGCTGCGCATGATCGAAGACGGCAGCGCCGATATGATCGTCTGCGAAGCGCTGGATCGCATAGCGCGCGACGGCGAAGACATCGCCTGGTTGGGCAAGAAACTCAGCTATCACGGTATCGGCCTCCATACGGTGACTGAAGGTCATGTGGATCAGATCAAGTTCGGCGTCGCAGCTCTGCTCGGGGCCATTTTCCTCAAGAACCTGGTCGACAAGACGCTGCACGGCATGGCCGCTGCGGTGGCCGCCGGACCGATCGCAGGCGGCCGATCCTATGGATATGCCAGTCAAAAGCTGTACGATCAGGATGGCGAGCGAATTCGCGGCTATCTGGAGATTGCGCCGGAGAAGGCCGAGGTCGTGCGCCGTATCTACCGTGATTTTGCGAATGGGCTTTCCTCGATCCAAATCGCCAAGGCGCTCAACGAGGAGGGCATAGCGGGTCCGCGTGGTGGTGCGTGGAACGCGTCCACCATCCGCGGCGATCCCAAGCGACACGCCGACATCCTCAACAATCCGCTCTATGTCGGCCGCGTGGTCTGGGGACGACGCCAGTGGCGGCAATCCGGACAGCGAGAACCGCGAACGGCGCTACAAGATGCGCGACCGGTCGGAATGGCTGGAGATCGAAGTGCCTGA